One genomic segment of Gemmatimonadota bacterium includes these proteins:
- the bshB1 gene encoding bacillithiol biosynthesis deacetylase BshB1: protein MPLDLLAAVAHPDDAELLAGGTLAKAVDAGRRVGILDLTHGEMGSRGNAEIRAREAAAASLVLGVTARTNAGLPDGHLENSDAMRRVVVEQLRRLKPRTLILPYPVGRHPDHRVASELIRDACFLSGLKNYPADGEPWKPLKVVYAFAYREDAVKPSFVVDTSAHFERKLKAVACYASQFTADTIQAGELYPTGQPILDLIRTQDAHAGSLIRAAYGEPFWTAETMAVDDITRLGVASL, encoded by the coding sequence ATCTCCTTGCCGCCGTCGCCCACCCGGATGATGCCGAACTCCTCGCCGGGGGAACCCTGGCCAAGGCCGTGGATGCCGGCCGCCGCGTCGGGATTCTCGATCTGACCCACGGCGAGATGGGCTCGCGTGGCAACGCGGAGATCCGCGCCCGCGAGGCTGCCGCCGCGTCGCTGGTGCTCGGCGTGACCGCACGCACCAACGCCGGATTGCCCGATGGCCACCTCGAGAACTCCGACGCGATGCGCCGCGTGGTGGTCGAGCAGCTCCGCCGCCTCAAGCCGCGCACGCTCATCCTCCCCTACCCCGTCGGTCGGCACCCGGACCATCGCGTCGCCTCCGAACTGATTCGCGACGCCTGTTTCCTCTCGGGGCTCAAGAACTACCCCGCTGACGGCGAGCCGTGGAAGCCGCTGAAGGTGGTCTACGCATTTGCCTACCGCGAAGACGCCGTGAAGCCGAGCTTCGTCGTCGACACCTCGGCGCACTTCGAACGGAAGCTGAAGGCGGTGGCGTGCTACGCCTCGCAGTTCACCGCCGACACGATCCAGGCCGGCGAGCTCTACCCGACCGGGCAGCCGATCCTCGACCTGATCCGCACCCAGGATGCCCACGCCGGCTCGCTGATCCGGGCAGCCTACGGGGAGCCGTTCTGGACCGCCGAGACCATGGCGGTGGACGACATCACCCGGCTGGGCGTCGCCTCGCTGTAA